In the Penaeus chinensis breed Huanghai No. 1 chromosome 31, ASM1920278v2, whole genome shotgun sequence genome, one interval contains:
- the LOC125042166 gene encoding mediator of RNA polymerase II transcription subunit 4-like isoform X2: MASISTREKLLSLIDDTELISKELLENSIAPKPQRLSTHEQAQLIDLLIHKDTELKETIKLASDQARIAEIMETVQAEVDRHDQMILQLEKQLHDAHHTLSVALYQARQKLQSIARANKRPVNSEELIKYAHRISSTYAVSAPDNWQQGDPRRPYPTDLEMRAGYLGQNGQLLHTQSHLSDPMTRGHHTEPTSAGIGGTFSWQPSGDLQVHVGGHTAVVEKKEQEDVEVMSSDSSSSSSSDSQ, translated from the exons ATGGCGTCCATCAGCACAAGAGAAAAGCTTCTTTCCCTCATTGATGACACGGAATTGATATCAAA GGAACTTTTAGAAAACAGCATCGCTCCCAAACCACAGAGGCTGTCCACTCATGAACAGGCCCAGCTTATTGACCTTCTAATCCATAAAGACACAGAATTGAAGGAAACTATAAAG TTGGCCAGTGACCAAGCGAGGATTGCGGAAATCATGGAGACGGTGCAAGCAGAAGTGGACAGGCATGACCAGATGATTTTGCAGCTAGAAAAGCAATTACATGATGCCCATCACACCTTA tCTGTGGCATTGTACCAGGCAAGACAGAAACTGCAAAGCATTGCAAGAGCCAACAAAAGACCTGTCAACAGTGAAGAACTTATAAAATACGCACACAGAATCTCTTCCACGTACGCCGTCTCTGCACCAGACAATTGGCAGCAGGGTGATCCTAGAAGACCATACCCCACAG ACTTGGAAATGCGTGCTGGTTACTTAGGTCAGAACGGGCAGCTCCTCCATACCCAGTCCCACCTGTCTGACCCGATGACGAGAGGCCACCACACCG AGCCAACATCAGCAGGCATCGGAGGAACTTTCAGCTGGCAGCCTTCTGGAGACTTGCAGGTTCATGTGGGAGGCCATACAGCAGTAGTGgaaaagaaagagcaggaggacgtTGAGGTTATGAGCTcagattcctcctcctcttcttcatccgaTTCTCAGTGA
- the LOC125042166 gene encoding mediator of RNA polymerase II transcription subunit 4-like isoform X1, whose product MASISTREKLLSLIDDTELISKELLENSIAPKPQRLSTHEQAQLIDLLIHKDTELKETIKLASDQARIAEIMETVQAEVDRHDQMILQLEKQLHDAHHTLSVALYQARQKLQSIARANKRPVNSEELIKYAHRISSTYAVSAPDNWQQGDPRRPYPTDLEMRAGYLGQNGQLLHTQSHLSDPMTRGHHTGKYEPTSAGIGGTFSWQPSGDLQVHVGGHTAVVEKKEQEDVEVMSSDSSSSSSSDSQ is encoded by the exons ATGGCGTCCATCAGCACAAGAGAAAAGCTTCTTTCCCTCATTGATGACACGGAATTGATATCAAA GGAACTTTTAGAAAACAGCATCGCTCCCAAACCACAGAGGCTGTCCACTCATGAACAGGCCCAGCTTATTGACCTTCTAATCCATAAAGACACAGAATTGAAGGAAACTATAAAG TTGGCCAGTGACCAAGCGAGGATTGCGGAAATCATGGAGACGGTGCAAGCAGAAGTGGACAGGCATGACCAGATGATTTTGCAGCTAGAAAAGCAATTACATGATGCCCATCACACCTTA tCTGTGGCATTGTACCAGGCAAGACAGAAACTGCAAAGCATTGCAAGAGCCAACAAAAGACCTGTCAACAGTGAAGAACTTATAAAATACGCACACAGAATCTCTTCCACGTACGCCGTCTCTGCACCAGACAATTGGCAGCAGGGTGATCCTAGAAGACCATACCCCACAG ACTTGGAAATGCGTGCTGGTTACTTAGGTCAGAACGGGCAGCTCCTCCATACCCAGTCCCACCTGTCTGACCCGATGACGAGAGGCCACCACACCGGTAAGTACG AGCCAACATCAGCAGGCATCGGAGGAACTTTCAGCTGGCAGCCTTCTGGAGACTTGCAGGTTCATGTGGGAGGCCATACAGCAGTAGTGgaaaagaaagagcaggaggacgtTGAGGTTATGAGCTcagattcctcctcctcttcttcatccgaTTCTCAGTGA